CGTCGACTGCGGATGGCTCTCTTTCCGTTGCGCTTTTGTTCAATGCAGAACAAACAGCTAGGCTGACGGACCAGGCGGGCGGGCAAGCGGCCGTGCTTCATTGCGTATTCGCGAACCATCAATTATTGGTGACCAATGTGACTTTACGAAAAGCCTATCAGGCACTCGGCACCAATTGGCAGCGCGAAGAAACGATTCAGTTCAAGAATTCGCGCGACCCGGTGCCGGTAGCGTTCATGAACTTGATTAACCGGATGACCCCGGCGAAAGAGCGTTCGGATTATGTGAAAAAGCGCATCTCGAGCTGGGAAGGCTATTTGAAGATTCAAGAACAGGGCATGGACATTCCGGACATTAAGACCGGCTATTCGAATTTGGCGTTCAGCCACGATTTCAGCCGCATCACCTTGACCGGCTGCCGGATGGACGATAAAGAATGGAAAAACTTGCGCAATCTAAGCGTCCGGCTCACTGGCATCAATGGCGATGTCGGAACCGTCCTGAAGACGAAAAATCGTGCAATCGAAATTGAAGTGAATGCCTATATCATCAAGCAGCTGCGCGATAAAGCGCATACGCTCCATAAAAGGGAAGCCGTGTTCAGCAATTTCGCGGCACTCAGCCAAGTCCGGAGATTGCGCCAAGGCTTCACCAATCTCGAAAAGGGGCTTGCGGTCAATCCGCAGCTCGACCGCTTATTGTTCGAAGAGCGGCCGAACGTAGCGCCATTAAAAGAATTGCCGAAGCTCACGTTCCATAACCGTTTGAATGAATTCCAGCAGCAAGCGGTGACAGGGGCGATGTCTGCGGAAGACTTGTACGTCATCCAAGGGCCACCAGGGACCGGCAAGACGACGGTCATTTCGGAAATCTGCCTGCAAAACGCCAAGAAGGGCTTGCGTACGCTCGTCGCTTCGCAGTCGAATTTGGCAGTCGACAATGCACTCGGGCGTTTGCTTGCCCATAAAGACATCCGGATTTTGCGTGTCGGGCGCACCGAAAGCATCGAAGAAGATGGCCAGAAATTCATCGAAGAAAATGTCGGGCAGTATTGGAAAGACCATACCTTAAAAGAAATCACGGCGCAGTATGAGGCGCGTCAAGCCCGCGAAAAAGAAGTCGCCCAAAAACTTGAAGAAACGGAACAGGCCTACACGGAGCTGCAGCCGGTATTTGAAAAATGGCAGCAAGCCGTGGAAGATAAAAAAGCAGCCAAGGCAAAACAGCAAGACTTGCAAGTTTCAATAGAGGCTTGGCAAAACAAAGAACGGGCGCGTGAGCTCGAACAGCGGCAAGCGGTAAACCACAAGCAAAGCATCGAAGGAAAAATAGATAAGCTAGAAGCGGCCATTGACAAAGCGCAGGATTTGCTCGATAGCGGGCAAGGGACCGAATGGTTCGAACAACAGCGACAGCAAACTCAAATAAGCATTGAACAACTCGAGCGCGCACGCGAAGCTAAGAAGCTGAGCGAACAGCTGGCCATCCTGCGCCGCGACATGGAATTAATTGAAGAAAAACGTGACGAAGTAATGGCCAGAGCACAGGAAAAACAAGCGGTGCTCGAGACCGTTGAGGACATGAAAAAGGTCGATAGCTTGCTTGAAGTGATGGAGCAACAAAAGATCGAAGAAATGCCGGCGATTGCTTTTTCACTCAGCAAACTCGACATGATTCGTGACAAAGTGGCAGAGCGCAAAAAGCTTGAAGCATACAACGTGAGCGTCACTTCAGCGATTGGCTATGTTGAGAACTTACTGAAGGCTGCAGGAATCGACGTTGCGCAAGTGAAAGAACGCGCCTTGTCTCAAGCGGAATCGTTCACTTCTGCCAATATCGACGAGTTTCTGGAAAAACTGCGCGCGATGCTGAAAAGTTCCCAGCAGATCGAATCGGCTGTTCTTGCCAAAGCTTTGAGCGGCTTATACAAACGCCAGAATGACCTATGGCGGAGAGGCGCGATGCTAAAAGCCGCCGATGTGTATATTGAAGAGTCCAAGCGTGCATTCGCCCAATTAAAGAAAGCACTGTGCGGAGAACTCGACAAACAAAGGCAAAGCTATCTCGCATTGGATGAACGAGGCCTCGAGCAGTTCGAGCGGAAGCGGGAAGAATTTTCACGC
This is a stretch of genomic DNA from Planococcus maritimus. It encodes these proteins:
- a CDS encoding AAA domain-containing protein encodes the protein MATQTKTYETTIRLTKTASEKMRGFGISERSFFMADHPFQVFLERYPSTADGSLSVALLFNAEQTARLTDQAGGQAAVLHCVFANHQLLVTNVTLRKAYQALGTNWQREETIQFKNSRDPVPVAFMNLINRMTPAKERSDYVKKRISSWEGYLKIQEQGMDIPDIKTGYSNLAFSHDFSRITLTGCRMDDKEWKNLRNLSVRLTGINGDVGTVLKTKNRAIEIEVNAYIIKQLRDKAHTLHKREAVFSNFAALSQVRRLRQGFTNLEKGLAVNPQLDRLLFEERPNVAPLKELPKLTFHNRLNEFQQQAVTGAMSAEDLYVIQGPPGTGKTTVISEICLQNAKKGLRTLVASQSNLAVDNALGRLLAHKDIRILRVGRTESIEEDGQKFIEENVGQYWKDHTLKEITAQYEARQAREKEVAQKLEETEQAYTELQPVFEKWQQAVEDKKAAKAKQQDLQVSIEAWQNKERARELEQRQAVNHKQSIEGKIDKLEAAIDKAQDLLDSGQGTEWFEQQRQQTQISIEQLERAREAKKLSEQLAILRRDMELIEEKRDEVMARAQEKQAVLETVEDMKKVDSLLEVMEQQKIEEMPAIAFSLSKLDMIRDKVAERKKLEAYNVSVTSAIGYVENLLKAAGIDVAQVKERALSQAESFTSANIDEFLEKLRAMLKSSQQIESAVLAKALSGLYKRQNDLWRRGAMLKAADVYIEESKRAFAQLKKALCGELDKQRQSYLALDERGLEQFERKREEFSRIERRAGTLSVSIDVPEDVEQAIADRQNQLAQLENDQAEFRQAAAKLEQLQADLLAERTAVEKTEQRINDVAAQLDEATQRLKDKQQELQQLESILSTDPEAAYEETAKQLASLSFDVESLKQEQKNFPLLQSVQKQWIGLLESASDHDLDEIRKLYIKHANVIGTTCVASARKDFQDNYPVFDVVIVDEVSKATPPELLLPMLKGKKVILVGDHHQLPPLLGNDTLEETLEEMIKENSGFEEKRELEKLLEESLFERLYKNLPDTNKTMLAIQYRMHKDIMETISPFYKDENVQLQCGLADSNKDRDHYLESTTVKRHNHLMWLDLPNEPAYFEERMSGGKSLYNPSELAEISRLLVELNESVAEAKAAGRIPADELKTVGVISFYGEQVKRLQRMIDQELRLPHLLLRTGTVDRFQGSEMEIILLSMVRNNQNDRGDIGFAKDYRRLNVALSRAKQLLVMVGSSEMFTKRAKKQQTKQMYQHVLDVAEQKHGVKVLQKG